One part of the Vicia villosa cultivar HV-30 ecotype Madison, WI linkage group LG6, Vvil1.0, whole genome shotgun sequence genome encodes these proteins:
- the LOC131608947 gene encoding S-adenosylmethionine decarboxylase proenzyme-like, whose protein sequence is MAMTNSAIGFEGYEKRLEITFFEGGVFSDPAGLGLRSLSKIQLDEILNPAECTIVDSLSNDYVDSYVLSESSLFVYAYKLIIKTCGTTKLLLSIPAILKLADGLNIAVKSVRYTRGSFIFPGAQSFPHRSFSEEVDVLDSYFGKLGSGSHAYMMGDANNKSQIWHIYSASAKAKASPEAVYGLEMCMTGLDKEKASVFFKTSTSSAALMTKNSGIRKILPESDICDFEFDPCGYSMNGIEGNAISTIHVTPEDGFSYASFEAVGYEYEEKSLNEVVERVLACFYPAEFSIALHIDMNGEKLDQFPLEVKGYYCGERSNEVVGEGGAVVYRSFVRNDGCASPKSTLKCCWSEDESEEEEMKEI, encoded by the coding sequence ATGGCTATGACAAACTCAGCTATTGGATTTGAAGGCTACGAAAAGAGGCTTGAGATAACTTTTTTTGAGGGTGGTGTTTTTTCTGATCCTGCTGGATTAGGTCTCCGATCATTGTCTAAAATCCAATTGGATGAAATTCTGAACCCAGCGGAATGTACTATTGTTGACTCACTATCTAATGATTATGTTGATTCATATGTTCTTTCTGAGTCAAGCTTGTTTGTTTATGCTTACAAACTTATCATCAAAACCTGTGGGACTACAAAGTTGCTTCTGTCTATCCCTGCAATTCTTAAGCTTGCTGATGGTCTTAACATTGCTGTGAAATCGGTTAGATACACTCGCGGAAGCTTTATCTTTCCCGGAGCTCAATCATTCCCTCATCGAAGCTTTTCTGAGGAAGTTGATGTTCTTGACAGCTATTTTGGCAAACTTGGTTCTGGTAGCCATGCTTATATGATGGGTGATGCTAACAACAAGTCACAAATTTGGCACATTTACTCTGCCAGTGCTAAGGCAAAAGCTTCACCGGAAGCTGTATATGGCCTTGAAATGTGCATGACTGGTTTAGATAAGGAAAAAGCATCTGTGTTTTTCAAGACAAGCACATCTTCAGCAGCTTTAATGACTAAGAACTCTGGAATCAGGAAGATCCTTCCAGAATCTGACATATGtgactttgaatttgatccatgtgGTTACTCAATGAATGGAATAGAAGGGAATGCGATATCAACTATCCATGTCACCCCTGAAGATGGATTCAGTTATGCAAGCTTTGAAGCGGTGGGCTATGAGTATGAAGAGAAGTCTCTGAATGAAGTTGTTGAAAGGGTTTTAGCATGTTTCTATCCAGCTGAGTTTTCTATTGCTTTGCACATTGATATGAATGGTGAAAAACTAGACCAATTTCCTTTAGAAGTGAAAGGATACTACTGTGGAGAGAGGAGCAATGAAGTTGTTGGAGAAGGTGGTGCTGTTGTTTACCGTTCCTTTGTTAGAAATGATGGCTGTGCATCTCCAAAGTCTACTCTGAAATGTTGCTGGAGTGAGGATGAGAGCGAGGAGGAAGAAATGAAGGAGATTTAG
- the LOC131613283 gene encoding uncharacterized protein LOC131613283, which translates to MDPNNHFNTQNSANFPFNQNPNNFQNPNNYQNPNYYQNPNQFSNQHPQNIPNFGFPPNFNQSSSVPNFQPYYGSLPRNPSQTPPFNGYVTMANANFPSGGVPEFPEFSTQLTIGGMIVSNEVAPNSEDSTPKSRKTQQPTWNTEQNLVLISGWIKFGTSSVVGRNQKGETYWDKIAEYCNEHCSFDPPRDGPACRNRFNYMNKMLGKWIGAYDCAKRMQGSGWLENDVLAKAQELYACGKNVRFTLMEEWHALRDQPRYGSQVGGNIGSGRTSNVHLECSKLDLKSSVNQLACKENQLYMYFFFHIIKICGWL; encoded by the coding sequence atggatcccaataatcattttaacactcaaaattctgctaattttccatttaaccaaaatcccaacaattttcaaaatccCAACAATTATCAAAATCCCAACTATTATCAAAATCCAAATCAATTTTCCAACCAACATCCTCAAAACATACCTAATTTTGGTTTTCCACCAAATTTCAACCAGTCATCCTCTGTTCCAAACTTTCAACCATATTATGGATCTTTGCCGAGAAATCCATCTCAAACACCCCCGTTTAATGGTTATGTGACAATGGCGAATGCAAATTTTCCAAGTGGTGGTGTACCTGAATTTCCCGAATTTTCAACACAACTAACTATTGGTGGCATGATAGTTTCTAATGAAGTCGCTCCAAATTCAGAGGATTCAACTCCTAAGAGCAGGAAAACTCAACAACCAACATGGAACACTGAACAAAATTTGGTGCTAATTAGTGGGTGGATTAAATTTGGAACAAGCAGTGTTGTCGGGAGAAACCAGAAAGGTGAAACATATTGGGATAAAATTGCTGAGTATTGTAATGAGCATTGCTCATTCGATCCTCCGCGTGATGGACCTGCATGCCGAAACCGTTTTAATTATATGAACAAAATGTTGGGTAAATGGATTGGCGCTTATGATTGCGCTAAGCGTATGCAAGGAAGTGGTTGGTTGGAGAATGATGTTTTGGCAAAAGCGCAGGAATTATATGCATGTGGGAAGAATGTTAGATTCACTTTAATGGAAGAATGGCACGCTCTCCGTGATCAACCACGTTATGGTAGTCAAGTAGGAGGAAATATTGGCTCAGGAAGGACATCGAACGTGCATTTGGAGTGCTCCAAGCTCGATTTAAAATCATCCGTGAACCAGCTCGCTTGTAaagaaaatcaattatatatgtacTTTTTTTTCCACATTATAAAGATATGTGGCTGGCTGTGA
- the LOC131608946 gene encoding S-adenosylmethionine decarboxylase proenzyme-like — translation MAMTNSAIGFEGYEKRLEITFFEGGVFSDPTGLGLRALAKDQLDEILNPAECTIVDSLSNDYVDSYVLSESSLFVYAYKLIIKTCGTTKLLLSIPAILKLADGLNIAVKSVRYTRGSFIFPGAQSFPHRSFSEEVAVLDSYFGKLGSGSQAYMMGDADNKSQIWHIYSASAKLEASPEAVYGLEMCMTGLDKEKASVFFKTSTSSAALMTKNSGIRKILPKSDICDFEFDPCGYSMNGIEGNAISTIHVTPEDGFSYASFEAVGYEYEEKSLNEVVERVLACFYPAEFSIALHIDMNGEKLDKFPLDVKGYYCGERSNEVVGEGGAVVYRSFVRNDGCTSPKSTLKSCWSEDESEEEEMKEI, via the coding sequence ATGGCCATGACAAACTCAGCTATTGGTTTTGAAGGCTACGAAAAGAGGCTTGAGATAACTTTTTTTGAGGGTGGTGTTTTCTCTGATCCCACTGGATTAGGTCTCCGAGCATTGGCTAAAGACCAATTGGATGAAATTCTGAACCCAGCAGAGTGCACTATTGTTGACTCACTATCTAATGATTACGTTGATTCATATGTTCTTTCTGAGTCAAGCTTGTTTGTTTATGCTTACAAACTTATCATCAAAACCTGTGGGACTACAAAGTTGCTTCTGTCTATCCCTGCAATTCTTAAGCTTGCTGATGGGCTTAACATTGCTGTGAAATCAGTGAGATACACTCGTGGAAGCTTCATCTTTCCCGGAGCTCAATCCTTCCCTCATCGAAGCTTTTCTGAGGAAGTTGCTGTTCTTGACAGCTATTTCGGCAAACTTGGTTCTGGTAGCCAAGCTTATATGATGGGTGATGCTGACAACAAGTCACAAATTTGGCACATTTACTCTGCCAGTGCTAAACTAGAAGCTTCACCGGAAGCTGTCTATGGCCTTGAAATGTGCATGACTGGTTTAGATAAGGAAAAAGCATCCGTGTTTTTCAAGACAAGCACATCTTCAGCAGCTTTGATGACTAAGAATTCTGGAATCAGGAAGATCCTTCCAAAATCTGACATATGtgactttgaatttgatccatgtgGATACTCAATGAATGGAATAGAAGGGAATGCAATATCAACTATCCATGTCACCCCTGAAGATGGATTCAGTTATGCAAGCTTTGAAGCAGTGGGTTATGAGTATGAAGAGAAATCTCTGAATGAAGTTGTTGAAAGGGTTTTAGCATGTTTCTATCCAGCTGAGTTTTCTATTGCTTTGCACATTGATATGAATGGTGAAAAACTTGACAAATTTCCTCTAGATGTTAAAGGATACTACTGTGGAGAGAGGAGCAACGAAGTTGTTGGAGAAGGTGGTGCTGTTGTTTACCGTTCCTTTGTTCGAAATGATGGCTGCACATCTCCAAAGTCTACTCTGAAGTCTTGCTGGAGTGAGGATGAGAGCGAGGAGGAAGAAATGAAGGAGATATAG